From the genome of Torulaspora globosa chromosome 2, complete sequence, one region includes:
- a CDS encoding uncharacterized protein (ancestral locus Anc_1.128), whose product MAPEKRSQSKMLVLSIDSATKELKTGSFRASKACDFCRLKKKKCDGQQPCSLCQAFGNKHCVYQDRRSPRQVRRKTQESPLPRRVLQDLPDRDVAIQLIHKTWDNVCVLFRFLYRPSVIEDLISLYDAKDTTHFTERQLKSLPLIYSVIAVGALFGKEDCEKSDVVARDLYREAGYKYFEMAKSLIDVTNVRDIYSIQTMFMLTMFLQCSANLNTCYSYIGIALRAAIIEGLHKRTSSVGPTVIEDETKKRLFWSVYKVDLYMSCILGLPRALAEAAVNQELPCDVDDEKITRDGILEQEWGKISSCGMNNQHTKLMLIMARIHESLYPVLTWDQATYINILTLEEQLEKWFQELPYQLKPDSSFFNDDERAYYLKPAKLLYLDYLLAKIILYKPFIHYLAITSPLFDFQISMANKCIQVAHKVICLSDEMLKNDLLSASYWFSIHTIFFSVTCLMFYQHQINLGLISEKHIDVEKDCELGINILLKLKNSSPVGEKSFSVLNSIFKEFNKKTMELYSQVNESVTQLMKDPTSGASVEMSVEFFGQSEQDQILDQLLQDFDIPISNILPDFQMTSFFPTSLSERAAEK is encoded by the coding sequence ATGGCACCTGAGAAACGGTCACAGTCAAAAATGCTGGTTCTTTCGATAGACTCAGCAACGAAAGAGTTGAAAACAGGAAGCTTCAGAGCTTCAAAGGCATGCGATTTTTgcagattgaagaagaaaaagtgTGATGGTCAACAGCCGTGTTCTCTTTGCCAAGCGTTTGGAAATAAGCACTGTGTATACCAAGATAGAAGGAGTCCCCGTCAGGTGCGTCGGAAAACGCAGGAATCTCCGTTACCTAGACGAGTGTTGCAGGATTTACCTGATAGAGATGTGGCGATCCAACTGATTCACAAGACTTGGGATAATGTCTGTGTCCTGTTCAGGTTCCTATATCGGCCATCTGTTATTGAAGACTTGATTTCGCTGTACGATGCAAAGGATACGACTCATTTTACTGAGCGACAGCTTAAATCGCTGCCCCTGATTTACTCGGTGATAGCAGTGGGTGCTCTGTTCGGGAAGGAAGACTGTGAAAAGAGTGATGTGGTCGCTCGAGATCTTTATAGGGAAGCGGGTTACAAATATTTTGAGATGGCAAAGTCGTTAATTGACGTTACCAACGTGCGGGACATCTATTCAATTCAGACTATGTTCATGTTGACCATGTTTTTACAGTGTTCTGCAAACTTGAACACTTGTTATTCCTACATCGGGATTGCCCTGCGGGCAGCCATTATTGAAGGTCTTCATAAAAGGACTTCGTCGGTTGGACCGACCGTGATAGAAGACgaaaccaagaagagattgttTTGGAGTGTCTACAAGGTTGATTTGTACATGAGCTGCATCCTAGGTCTTCCTAGAGCTCTTGCCGAAGCTGCGGTCAACCAGGAGCTGCCTTGCGATGTTGATGACGAGAAAATCACCCGTGATGGAATTCTGGAGCAGGAATGGGGAAAAATCAGTAGTTGCGGCATGAACAACCAACACACAAAGCTCATGTTAATCATGGCAAGGATCCATGAAAGCCTCTATCCGGTCTTGACGTGGGACCAGGCTACCTACATCAATATACTTACGTTGGAAGAGCAGCTGGAGAAATGGTTCCAAGAGCTACCCTATCAGCTTAAACCTGACTCctcattcttcaacgatGACGAAAGAGCATATTATTTAAAACCGGCCAAGCTTCTGTATTTGGATTATCTGTTGGCGAAGATTATTCTTTATAAGCCATTTATCCACTATCTGGCGATCACTTCACCTCTCTTCGATTTTCAAATTTCAATGGCTAACAAATGCATTCAAGTGGCCCACAAAGTTATTTGCCTTTCCGATGAAATGTTGAAAAACGATCTTCTCAGTGCTAGCTATTGGTTTTCAATCCACACCATCTTTTTCAGCGTTACATGTTTAATGTTTTATCAGCATCAAATTAACCTTGGTTTAATATCTGAAAAACATATAGATGTTGAAAAGGACTGTGAATTGGGTATCAACATACTGCtaaagctgaagaactcctCGCCTGTAGGAGAAAAGTCTTTTAGTGTTTTGAACTCTATTTTCAAGGAGTTTAACAAGAAAACTATGGAACTCTATTCCCAAGTCAATGAAAGCGTAACGCAATTAATGAAAGACCCAACGAGCGGGGCATCTGTTGAAATGAGTGTCGAATTTTTTGGGCAATCTGAACAAGACCAGATATTGGACCAACTGCTGCAGGATTTTGATATTCCGATTAGTAACATCTTGCCAGATTTCCAAATGACGTCGTTTTTCCCTACAAGTCTATCAGAGCGAGCAGCCGAGAAATGA